The Thermoanaerobaculia bacterium genomic interval ATGACCGGCGGCGCCGCGCTCCTCGGGGTGTCCGAAGACTCCGGGACGCTCGAGGCCGGCAAGCGTGCCGATGTCGTCGCGGTGCCGGGCGATCCCCTTTCGAACATCCATGCGACCGAAAAGGTCTTCTTCGTCATGAAACAGGGAAGAGTCGTTCGGAATGTCCGCCCGTGAACGTGGCTCCGGCGAGGTGAGCCCGGAAGGCGCGTCGGCCGTCCTCGAGGCCAACCGCTCCTTCTATGCCGCCCTCGAAGCCCGCGACGCCGCCCGGATGGAGGCCCTCTGGTCGCATGCCGGAGACGTCGCCTGCGTCCATCCCGGGTGGCACCGGCTCGACGGCTGGGAGGAGATCTCGCGCTCGTGGCGGGCGATCTTCGCGAATTCGCGCGCCTGGAAGGTCCACCCCGAGGAGGAGCGCGCCTTCGTGTCGACGGAC includes:
- a CDS encoding nuclear transport factor 2 family protein; translated protein: MSPEGASAVLEANRSFYAALEARDAARMEALWSHAGDVACVHPGWHRLDGWEEISRSWRAIFANSRAWKVHPEEERAFVSTDVAVVLCVEILEASGAAGEPARMQATNVFRREDGGWRMVHHHASAMPEAGEQEEETIN